In a genomic window of Flavobacterium sp. KACC 22761:
- the gldD gene encoding gliding motility lipoprotein GldD, producing MLKKIISAAVIILTLTLASCKDDVLPKPASFLRLDYPEAKYVHFENNCPFAFDMNETAIIKGEKDCGFAITYPKMKATIYLTYKPVHGDINKLLKDAQKLTYEHVIKADDILEQPYLNQEKRVYGMFYQVDGNAATNSQFYVTDSTKHFITGSMYFYAKPNFDSVMPAASYIKNDMQRLMETLKWK from the coding sequence ATGTTAAAAAAGATAATTTCAGCAGCAGTAATTATATTGACGCTAACTTTGGCAAGCTGTAAAGATGATGTTTTGCCAAAACCGGCAAGTTTTCTTCGTTTGGATTATCCGGAAGCAAAATATGTTCATTTTGAAAATAACTGTCCGTTTGCTTTTGATATGAATGAAACTGCAATTATTAAAGGCGAAAAAGACTGCGGATTTGCGATTACGTATCCAAAAATGAAAGCTACAATTTATCTGACTTATAAACCGGTTCACGGCGATATTAATAAGCTTTTGAAAGATGCACAAAAACTTACCTACGAGCACGTTATTAAAGCCGATGATATTCTAGAACAGCCTTATTTAAATCAAGAAAAAAGGGTTTATGGAATGTTTTATCAAGTAGATGGAAATGCTGCCACAAACTCACAATTTTACGTTACCGATAGTACAAAACACTTTATAACGGGTTCAATGTACTTTTATGCAAAACCTAATTTTGATTCTGTTATGCCAGCGGCGAGTTATATCAAAAACGATATGCAGCGATTGATGGAAACATTGAAATGGAAATAA
- a CDS encoding gliding motility-associated protein GldE: MDPEPSLFLSTTLDINLIIGFVGIFILLFLSAIVSGAEVALFSLSQKDIDEALNENLSKGKIISNLLDKPKKLLATLLVANNFLNIGVVILFSFIGRDIFSHISSPAFKFFLEVVLVTSLILLFAEVLPKVYASRNNLKFAKRVAYPIAFLDKLLSPISLPMRAVTLYLQRKLGKQKNSFSINQISQALELTDSEGTSTEEQKILEGIVSFGNTDTKQVMSPRIDVFALEISETFTEIYPKIIESGFSRIPIYRDNIDQIEGVLFVKDLLPHIDKEEFDWTSLMREAFFVPENKKLDNLLKDFQSLKSHLAIVVDEYGGTSGLVSLEDVIEEIVGDISDEFDDENVNFSQIDEKNFLFEGKINLKDFYRIVDVDEDVFDAHKGEAETLAGFILEILGNFPKKDQKIAFENCVFTIETVDKKRVKQIKVTID, encoded by the coding sequence TTGGACCCAGAGCCCAGTTTATTTTTATCTACAACTTTAGACATCAATTTAATTATTGGTTTTGTCGGAATATTTATTTTGCTGTTTTTATCAGCGATTGTTTCAGGTGCCGAAGTTGCTCTTTTTTCATTATCTCAAAAAGATATTGACGAAGCACTGAATGAAAATCTTTCAAAAGGGAAAATTATTTCCAATCTTTTGGATAAACCTAAAAAATTGCTTGCAACACTTCTAGTTGCTAATAATTTTCTAAATATCGGAGTTGTTATTCTGTTCTCTTTTATTGGCCGAGATATTTTTTCGCATATTAGTTCGCCTGCTTTTAAATTCTTTTTAGAAGTTGTTTTGGTTACTTCTCTGATTTTATTATTTGCAGAAGTTTTGCCGAAAGTTTATGCGAGCCGAAACAATTTAAAATTTGCAAAACGTGTTGCTTATCCTATTGCATTTTTAGACAAATTACTTTCGCCCATAAGTTTGCCTATGCGAGCTGTTACCTTATATTTGCAGCGTAAATTAGGGAAACAGAAGAATAGTTTTTCAATAAATCAAATTTCTCAAGCGCTCGAACTTACAGATTCTGAAGGAACATCAACAGAAGAGCAAAAAATCCTGGAAGGAATTGTTTCTTTTGGGAATACCGATACAAAGCAGGTTATGAGTCCGAGGATTGATGTTTTTGCTTTGGAAATTTCAGAAACATTTACAGAAATTTATCCGAAAATTATTGAAAGCGGTTTTTCAAGAATCCCGATTTACCGAGACAATATCGATCAAATTGAAGGCGTTTTGTTTGTAAAAGATTTGTTGCCTCATATTGATAAAGAAGAATTTGATTGGACTTCATTAATGCGAGAAGCGTTTTTTGTTCCTGAGAATAAAAAATTGGACAATTTATTAAAGGATTTCCAAAGCCTTAAAAGCCATTTGGCGATTGTGGTTGATGAATATGGCGGAACTTCTGGATTGGTTTCGTTGGAAGATGTTATTGAAGAAATAGTAGGAGATATCAGTGACGAGTTTGACGATGAAAATGTGAATTTCTCGCAGATAGATGAAAAGAATTTTCTTTTTGAAGGAAAAATAAACCTGAAAGATTTTTACAGAATTGTAGATGTTGATGAAGATGTTTTTGACGCGCACAAAGGAGAGGCAGAAACATTGGCAGGATTTATTTTGGAAATTTTAGGGAATTTCCCAAAAAAAGACCAAAAAATAGCTTTTGAAAACTGTGTTTTTACAATTGAAACAGTTGACAAAAAGCGTGTAAAACAAATAAAAGTAACGATAGATTAA
- a CDS encoding pitrilysin family protein yields MKNSIMMLSAALMLGGVAHAQKVAFEEYNLDNGMHVILHNDPSAPVVITSVMYHVGSKDERPDRTGFAHFFEHLLFEGTQNIKRGEWMKIVTANGGVNNANTSDDRTYYYEVFPSNNLELGLWMESERLMHPIINKIGVDTQNEVVKEEKRMRYDNQPYGNILPEVKKNMFKNHPYRWTTIGSMKDLDAATLEEFQAFNKKFYTPNNAVLVVAGDFDKTKAKEWVQKYFGPIPRGEEVKKQTYTEEPITQTIKATYEDPNIQIPMVVASYRTPSMKTRDARVLDLISSYLSDGKSSKLYKKIVDDKKMALQIGAVGFSQEDYGTYILYGLPMAPNTTADILKEMDEEIVKIQTDLISEKDYEKLQNKFDNNFVNANSSVEGIAENLASYYLLYGDVNLINTEIDIYHSITREEIREVAKKYLNPNQRLILDYIPTAKSQN; encoded by the coding sequence ATGAAAAATTCAATAATGATGTTAAGTGCAGCACTAATGCTTGGAGGAGTAGCGCATGCTCAGAAGGTGGCTTTTGAAGAATATAACTTAGACAACGGAATGCACGTGATTTTGCATAACGATCCATCGGCGCCCGTGGTTATTACATCTGTAATGTATCACGTAGGCTCAAAAGATGAACGTCCTGACCGAACAGGTTTTGCACATTTTTTTGAACATTTGTTGTTTGAAGGCACTCAAAATATTAAACGTGGCGAATGGATGAAGATCGTTACAGCAAACGGAGGCGTAAACAACGCCAATACTTCTGACGACAGAACGTATTATTATGAAGTTTTCCCATCAAATAATTTAGAATTAGGCTTATGGATGGAATCAGAAAGATTGATGCATCCAATCATCAACAAAATTGGAGTTGATACGCAGAATGAAGTGGTAAAAGAAGAAAAAAGAATGCGTTACGACAATCAGCCTTACGGAAACATTCTTCCAGAAGTTAAAAAGAATATGTTCAAAAATCACCCGTATCGCTGGACAACTATTGGCTCAATGAAAGATCTAGATGCCGCAACTCTTGAAGAATTTCAGGCATTCAACAAAAAATTCTATACACCAAATAATGCTGTTTTAGTTGTTGCCGGAGATTTCGACAAGACCAAAGCCAAAGAATGGGTTCAGAAGTATTTTGGCCCAATTCCAAGAGGTGAAGAAGTTAAAAAACAAACTTATACTGAAGAACCAATTACGCAGACTATAAAAGCAACTTACGAAGATCCAAATATTCAGATTCCGATGGTTGTTGCTTCATACAGAACACCTTCGATGAAAACCAGAGATGCCAGAGTTCTAGATTTGATCTCTTCATATTTAAGTGATGGAAAAAGTTCAAAGCTTTACAAAAAAATCGTTGACGACAAAAAAATGGCGCTTCAAATTGGTGCAGTTGGCTTTAGCCAAGAAGATTACGGAACGTACATTTTATATGGCTTACCAATGGCTCCAAACACAACGGCAGACATTTTAAAAGAAATGGATGAAGAAATCGTAAAAATCCAAACTGATTTGATTTCTGAAAAAGATTACGAAAAATTGCAAAACAAATTCGATAATAATTTTGTGAATGCGAATTCAAGCGTAGAAGGAATTGCAGAAAATCTTGCTTCTTATTATTTGCTTTATGGAGACGTAAATTTGATTAATACTGAAATTGATATTTACCATTCTATTACCAGAGAGGAAATCAGAGAAGTTGCAAAAAAATACTTGAATCCAAACCAGCGCTTGATTTTAGATTATATCCCAACTGCAAAATCTCAAAACTAA
- a CDS encoding DMT family transporter produces the protein METKQLKWFYLSILSLIWGSSFILIKKGLIGLTAIQVGSFRIIFAALFLLIVGFNSLKKISRRQWKFVAITSLFGTFMPAYLFAIAETQVNSSIVAILNSLTPLNTLVLGIVAFGIQFQKRQVLGVFVGLVGCLLLVLSGDSAGGTQNYLYVLLVVIATLSYAINVNLIKKYLHDLNSVSITTGNFAVLLLPALIILSTTDISQKIYFEATQHSIFFVGILGILGTGIANVLFFKLIQISSPVFATSVTYLIPIVAFFWGLLDNEFLTPIQSVGAFVILIGVYLSAKK, from the coding sequence ATGGAAACAAAACAGTTAAAGTGGTTTTACTTGTCGATTCTTTCTCTAATCTGGGGAAGTTCTTTTATTTTGATAAAGAAGGGATTGATTGGCCTGACAGCTATTCAAGTAGGTTCTTTCCGAATTATTTTTGCGGCTTTGTTTCTGTTGATTGTAGGTTTCAATAGTCTAAAAAAGATTTCGCGTCGTCAATGGAAATTTGTTGCCATAACTTCGCTTTTTGGGACTTTCATGCCGGCTTATCTTTTTGCTATTGCAGAAACTCAGGTTAATAGTTCAATTGTTGCCATTTTGAATTCGCTTACGCCGTTAAATACATTGGTTTTAGGAATTGTAGCTTTCGGAATTCAATTTCAAAAAAGACAGGTTTTAGGTGTTTTTGTTGGGCTTGTTGGTTGTCTGCTTTTGGTTTTAAGCGGAGATTCTGCAGGCGGAACCCAGAATTATTTATATGTTTTGCTTGTAGTTATTGCGACGCTCAGTTATGCAATCAATGTGAATTTGATTAAGAAATATTTGCATGATTTGAATTCAGTAAGCATTACAACAGGAAATTTTGCTGTTCTGCTTTTGCCAGCGTTGATTATTCTAAGTACAACGGATATTAGCCAAAAAATATATTTTGAAGCAACGCAACATTCTATATTTTTTGTTGGAATTTTAGGGATTCTAGGAACCGGAATAGCTAATGTTTTGTTCTTTAAACTGATCCAAATATCCTCTCCAGTATTTGCAACATCTGTAACTTATTTGATTCCCATAGTAGCTTTTTTCTGGGGATTGCTAGACAATGAATTTTTGACACCAATTCAGTCTGTTGGAGCATTTGTTATTTTGATCGGAGTGTATTTGTCGGCTAAGAAATAG
- a CDS encoding single-stranded DNA-binding protein — MNGTLNKVMLIGHLGDDVKMHYFDGGNCIGRFQLATNEVYINKTTNEKITSTEWHNLVVRNKAAEICEKYLSKGDKIYVEGRIKSRQWQAEDGTTKYTTEIQVTEFTFLTTKKETGNHKPHQDQESAKNTNFDASNESLPINDLPF; from the coding sequence ATGAACGGAACATTAAATAAAGTTATGCTAATAGGCCATTTAGGCGATGATGTAAAGATGCATTATTTTGATGGAGGGAATTGCATCGGAAGGTTTCAATTGGCCACAAACGAAGTTTATATCAACAAAACCACCAACGAAAAAATAACTTCAACAGAGTGGCATAATCTAGTGGTGCGCAATAAAGCGGCCGAAATTTGCGAAAAATATTTGTCCAAGGGAGATAAAATTTATGTCGAAGGCCGAATTAAATCGCGCCAATGGCAAGCAGAAGACGGCACGACAAAATATACAACAGAAATTCAGGTTACAGAGTTTACTTTCTTGACTACCAAAAAAGAAACCGGAAATCATAAGCCACATCAGGATCAGGAATCGGCAAAAAACACTAACTTTGACGCTTCAAACGAAAGCTTGCCTATAAACGACTTGCCTTTTTGA
- a CDS encoding pitrilysin family protein yields MKKIYPFLILFFLTGIMIAQDRPQPKPGNAPVVNIKKPQTFVLANGMKVLVVENHKLPRVSFTLTLDNAPFTEGNKKGVDELTSSLIGNGTKKTTKEAFNEEIDFYGANINFTSQGAYASALSKYSGRVLELLAEGALQPNFTQTEFDKEKAKLLEGLKADEKSVPAISNRVVDVLAFGKNHPNGEYLSEETVKNVTLADVQNNYNTYFVPENAYLVVIGDIKFKETKAAVEKLFSGWKKQAAPKNTYTNPENVSNLQIDFVDVPNAVQSEISLVNTVNLRMSDPDFFPAVIANQILGGDFNSYLNMNLREQHAWTYGASSSIGSGKYVTKFKANSAVRNTVTDSAVVQFIKEIKRIRTERVDPEVLRNVKAGYIGRFVMQVEKPQAVARYALNIETEKLPADFYEKYIQTINNVTADDIYRVANKYFMLDNMRIVIVGKGSDVISGLEKLQIPIHYFDKYGNPVEKPATKKEAPTNVTAKTVFENYIKAIGGEKAVTSVKTLYMNGSTTVPQAPTPLTFTSKLDSKGKMMVSLSMGTMNLMKQVVNEKGAYVEQQGQRKNLEGDDLKDMKANAAPFEELQLVKRTDLKVDGIEPINGSDAYAIKDGKTTYFYDIKSGLKVAESKTREQAGKSVTQITNFNDYKEVKGVKVPFNLIQNVGFELDIKMSDIKINEGVSDADFL; encoded by the coding sequence ATGAAAAAAATATATCCTTTTTTAATCCTTTTTTTCCTAACAGGAATTATGATAGCACAAGATCGTCCACAACCAAAACCAGGAAACGCCCCAGTAGTCAACATCAAAAAACCCCAGACCTTTGTTTTAGCAAACGGAATGAAGGTTTTAGTTGTTGAAAACCACAAATTACCGCGAGTAAGCTTTACGCTAACCCTGGATAACGCACCGTTTACTGAAGGCAACAAAAAAGGTGTCGACGAATTGACCAGCAGCTTAATTGGCAACGGAACCAAAAAAACAACAAAAGAAGCTTTTAATGAAGAAATTGACTTTTACGGAGCAAATATCAACTTTACATCACAAGGAGCCTATGCAAGCGCTTTGTCCAAATATTCAGGACGCGTATTAGAACTTTTAGCAGAAGGCGCTTTACAGCCAAATTTTACTCAAACCGAATTTGATAAAGAAAAAGCAAAACTTCTAGAAGGTCTTAAAGCAGACGAAAAAAGCGTTCCGGCTATTTCAAACCGAGTGGTTGATGTTTTAGCTTTTGGAAAAAATCATCCTAACGGCGAGTATCTTTCTGAGGAAACTGTGAAAAATGTTACTCTAGCAGATGTTCAAAACAACTACAACACTTATTTCGTTCCAGAAAATGCTTATTTAGTGGTCATTGGAGACATTAAATTCAAAGAAACAAAAGCTGCAGTTGAAAAATTATTCAGTGGATGGAAAAAGCAAGCTGCACCAAAAAACACATATACAAATCCAGAGAATGTTTCGAACTTGCAAATTGATTTTGTTGATGTTCCAAATGCCGTTCAATCTGAAATTTCATTGGTAAATACGGTAAATTTAAGAATGAGCGATCCCGATTTTTTCCCGGCTGTAATTGCAAACCAAATTTTAGGAGGTGATTTCAACAGTTATTTAAACATGAATTTACGCGAACAACACGCCTGGACATACGGCGCTAGCTCAAGCATTGGGAGCGGAAAATATGTAACTAAATTTAAAGCAAATTCAGCTGTTCGAAATACGGTTACTGACAGCGCGGTAGTTCAATTTATCAAAGAAATCAAACGAATTAGAACCGAAAGAGTTGATCCAGAAGTTTTACGAAATGTAAAAGCGGGCTACATTGGAAGATTTGTAATGCAAGTCGAAAAACCTCAAGCCGTTGCACGTTATGCTCTAAACATCGAAACAGAAAAACTTCCTGCAGATTTCTACGAAAAATACATTCAGACCATCAATAATGTTACTGCAGATGATATTTATCGTGTTGCAAACAAATATTTCATGCTTGACAACATGCGAATTGTGATTGTTGGAAAAGGCTCTGATGTTATTTCTGGTTTGGAGAAACTGCAAATTCCTATTCATTATTTTGACAAATACGGAAATCCAGTTGAAAAACCAGCCACTAAAAAAGAAGCTCCAACAAATGTTACTGCAAAAACGGTTTTTGAAAATTACATCAAAGCAATTGGTGGCGAGAAAGCAGTAACTTCTGTAAAAACACTTTACATGAACGGAAGCACGACGGTTCCGCAAGCTCCTACTCCATTGACTTTTACTTCAAAATTAGATTCAAAAGGAAAAATGATGGTTTCGCTTTCTATGGGAACTATGAATTTGATGAAACAGGTTGTGAATGAAAAAGGCGCTTATGTTGAACAGCAAGGTCAACGCAAAAACCTTGAAGGCGATGACTTAAAAGACATGAAAGCCAATGCTGCTCCGTTTGAAGAATTACAGCTAGTAAAAAGAACTGACTTGAAAGTTGACGGCATCGAACCAATCAACGGAAGCGACGCTTATGCAATTAAAGACGGGAAAACAACATATTTCTACGATATCAAATCGGGATTAAAAGTGGCGGAATCTAAAACTCGTGAACAAGCCGGAAAATCGGTTACGCAAATCACCAATTTTAATGATTACAAAGAAGTAAAAGGCGTAAAAGTTCCTTTTAATTTAATTCAGAATGTGGGTTTTGAATTGGACATCAAAATGTCTGATATCAAAATAAACGAAGGAGTTTCTGATGCGGATTTTCTTTAA
- the rpmA gene encoding 50S ribosomal protein L27, translated as MAHKKGVGSSKNGRESESKRLGVKIYGGQAAIAGNIIVRQRGSKHNPGENVYISKDHTLHARVAGVVKFQKKRDNKSYVSIIPFEA; from the coding sequence ATGGCTCACAAGAAAGGTGTCGGTAGTTCGAAGAATGGTAGAGAATCAGAATCAAAACGTCTAGGCGTTAAGATTTATGGTGGTCAAGCTGCTATTGCTGGTAACATCATCGTTAGACAAAGAGGTTCAAAACACAATCCGGGTGAAAACGTTTACATCAGTAAAGATCACACACTACACGCAAGAGTAGCTGGAGTTGTTAAGTTCCAAAAGAAAAGAGATAACAAATCTTATGTATCTATTATCCCATTCGAGGCATAA
- a CDS encoding heavy metal-associated domain-containing protein, whose translation MKFTKIFASLAIAGLVLVGCKKEEDKNLANIKPLETTAKEQKAIAAENVQTASFEIEGMTCAMGCAKTIEKELSNLDGVEKATVDFDKKMATVTFDKTVQNQESLTKTVQATGDGKTYKVLNFKS comes from the coding sequence ATGAAATTCACTAAAATATTCGCGTCGTTAGCTATTGCTGGTTTAGTATTAGTCGGTTGCAAGAAAGAAGAAGATAAAAATCTGGCTAACATAAAACCATTAGAAACAACTGCTAAAGAACAAAAAGCAATCGCTGCTGAAAATGTGCAAACTGCAAGTTTCGAAATCGAAGGAATGACTTGTGCAATGGGATGTGCCAAAACTATTGAAAAAGAATTATCAAATCTTGACGGCGTTGAAAAAGCTACTGTTGATTTTGACAAAAAAATGGCAACCGTCACTTTTGACAAAACCGTTCAAAATCAAGAATCTTTGACAAAAACTGTTCAAGCTACTGGTGATGGAAAAACATATAAGGTTTTGAATTTTAAATCTTAA
- the rplU gene encoding 50S ribosomal protein L21, with product MYAIVEIAGQQFKVSKDLKVYVHRLANEEGSKVSFDKVLLLDDNGNVTLGAPAIEGASVEAKVLQHLKGDKVIVFKKKRRKGYKKRNGHRQYLTQIVIEGITAAGGTKKAAAKKAVVAEEAATEEVEAPKAKKAAPKAKKETTKE from the coding sequence ATGTATGCAATCGTAGAGATAGCAGGGCAACAATTTAAAGTAAGCAAAGACTTAAAGGTTTATGTTCACCGTTTAGCTAATGAAGAAGGTTCAAAAGTTTCTTTTGATAAAGTTCTTTTATTAGATGACAATGGAAATGTAACTTTAGGCGCCCCAGCTATAGAAGGTGCTTCAGTAGAAGCTAAAGTGTTACAACACTTAAAAGGTGATAAAGTTATCGTTTTCAAAAAGAAAAGAAGAAAAGGATACAAAAAAAGAAATGGTCACAGACAATATCTTACACAAATTGTAATTGAAGGTATTACTGCGGCAGGAGGAACTAAAAAAGCAGCAGCTAAAAAAGCAGTTGTAGCAGAAGAAGCAGCTACTGAAGAAGTTGAAGCTCCAAAAGCAAAAAAAGCAGCTCCAAAAGCAAAAAAAGAGACTACTAAAGAATAA
- a CDS encoding AsmA-like C-terminal region-containing protein yields MSKSKIKSILLKTAKYLGITFVVIVALLFLTPIIFADKIKEQIKKTANEKLSAELNYSDVSVSFFHHFPSLTLTLSDLNLNGSAPYANEKFITAKEVSFGINVASLVFSKTVKIDQIYLSDSFINVKVNPNGEANYNIYKSKASSKPEDSTETALKLERIQILNSKIIYDDQSTKVHLDAFGFNYLGNGDLNKSVFDLYSKAKIEKLNVIYENEPYLMNKKVDADLITKVNVNSLSFFFQQNNLKINQLVVDFKGKFDFLKDGYNMDFVIKSNNSNLYDVFTAFPPKYITWLSKAELKGNTNLLLTLKGDYIASQNIAPELDLDVKIDSGFVNYNKSAFPVSNLNLDIKTRVPNLNPDLADIEAKNLSLNINKDYLKSKFHVVGVNTPNIDADLKAKIDLGKLMSALGIPNIVLKGNLDGDAVVNGKFDQKNRLFPKTQGTINLENGYLKTPYYPNPITNITVKSRIDNQKGTYDDLKVKLKPAQFTFEGKPVFVEADLSNFDDLTYDIKAKGELDVNKIYKVFSQKGLDLDGFVKADVVLKGKQSDAEKGNYSKLHNKGTLELRNIGITSEYLPKKFIIKEGIFKINQDKMYFNNFLATYGKSDFKMNGYLQNVFNYATTNTGILKGSFKSSSRYINVDEFMSETTAGTSVTENSTPKPETKTANTQSGVIIIPTNLNLQFTANAQKVNFDKLNLQNATGNLSMNKGKLTMQNTGFDLIGCKVTMNANYQAVTPQKANFDYAIKATDFDIKRAYNEVEVFRKMASAAEKAQGIVSLDYQLKGRLNANMEPVYPSLIGGGTLSVKDVKVRGLKMFSAVSKETNTESIKNPDVSKVDIKTTIKNNIMTVERFKFKFAGFRPRIEGTTSLDGKLNLKMRLGLPPLGIFGIPLTVTGTQDNPKIKVGKKSQDLEETKDTGE; encoded by the coding sequence ATGTCCAAAAGCAAAATCAAATCCATTTTATTAAAAACTGCAAAATATCTTGGAATAACTTTCGTGGTTATCGTAGCACTGCTTTTTTTAACTCCGATTATTTTTGCAGATAAGATTAAAGAACAAATTAAGAAAACAGCAAATGAAAAACTGAGCGCAGAACTGAATTATTCTGATGTTTCGGTTTCATTTTTCCATCATTTCCCTTCACTTACTCTAACCTTAAGCGACTTAAACCTGAATGGATCAGCGCCTTATGCGAATGAAAAATTCATTACGGCAAAAGAAGTTTCCTTCGGAATAAATGTTGCCAGCTTAGTTTTCAGCAAAACGGTAAAAATTGATCAGATTTATTTATCAGATTCGTTTATCAATGTAAAAGTGAATCCAAATGGTGAGGCAAACTACAATATTTACAAATCTAAAGCTTCATCAAAACCCGAAGACAGCACTGAAACCGCTTTAAAATTAGAACGAATTCAGATTTTAAACAGTAAAATAATTTACGACGACCAATCGACCAAAGTTCATCTTGATGCTTTTGGATTTAATTATCTAGGAAATGGAGATTTAAATAAATCCGTTTTTGATTTGTATTCGAAAGCCAAAATCGAGAAGCTGAATGTGATTTATGAAAATGAGCCTTATTTAATGAACAAAAAAGTCGATGCTGATTTGATTACGAAAGTAAATGTAAATTCCTTATCCTTTTTCTTCCAACAAAACAACTTGAAAATCAATCAGCTTGTAGTAGATTTTAAAGGGAAATTTGACTTTCTGAAAGACGGCTACAATATGGATTTTGTTATAAAATCAAACAATAGCAACTTATATGATGTTTTTACAGCGTTTCCGCCAAAATACATTACATGGCTTTCTAAAGCCGAATTAAAAGGAAATACGAATCTTCTTTTGACGTTAAAAGGCGATTATATTGCTTCTCAAAATATTGCTCCCGAATTAGATTTAGACGTAAAAATCGACAGCGGATTTGTAAATTATAACAAAAGTGCATTTCCGGTTTCAAACCTGAATCTAGACATTAAAACCAGAGTCCCGAATCTAAATCCAGATCTTGCAGATATTGAGGCCAAAAACCTATCATTAAACATCAATAAAGATTATTTGAAATCGAAATTTCACGTTGTTGGTGTAAATACTCCAAATATTGACGCGGATTTAAAAGCTAAAATCGATCTTGGAAAATTGATGTCAGCTCTAGGAATTCCAAATATCGTATTAAAAGGAAATCTTGACGGAGACGCTGTTGTAAACGGAAAATTTGACCAAAAGAACAGGCTTTTTCCAAAAACACAAGGAACAATTAACTTGGAAAACGGTTATTTAAAAACGCCTTATTATCCAAACCCAATTACCAATATTACCGTAAAATCGAGAATTGACAATCAAAAAGGAACTTATGACGATTTGAAAGTAAAACTAAAACCGGCGCAATTTACTTTTGAAGGAAAACCTGTTTTTGTAGAAGCTGACTTGAGCAACTTTGATGATTTGACTTATGACATAAAAGCTAAAGGAGAATTGGATGTAAATAAAATCTATAAAGTTTTCTCTCAAAAAGGTCTTGATTTAGATGGTTTCGTGAAAGCTGATGTGGTCTTAAAAGGAAAACAAAGCGACGCTGAAAAAGGAAATTACAGCAAATTGCACAATAAAGGAACGCTTGAATTGAGAAACATCGGCATTACATCTGAATATCTTCCTAAAAAATTCATCATCAAAGAAGGAATTTTTAAGATCAATCAGGACAAAATGTATTTCAACAACTTTTTGGCCACATACGGAAAGTCTGATTTTAAAATGAATGGTTATTTGCAGAATGTCTTTAACTATGCAACCACAAATACAGGCATCTTAAAAGGCTCTTTTAAATCTTCATCAAGATATATTAATGTTGATGAATTTATGTCAGAAACAACAGCTGGGACTTCTGTTACAGAAAATTCAACTCCAAAACCCGAAACAAAAACAGCAAATACACAAAGTGGCGTTATTATCATTCCAACAAATTTGAATTTGCAGTTTACAGCAAATGCACAAAAAGTAAACTTCGACAAACTCAATTTGCAAAATGCAACTGGAAACCTAAGCATGAACAAAGGCAAACTGACAATGCAAAATACAGGTTTTGATTTAATAGGCTGCAAAGTAACCATGAATGCCAATTATCAAGCTGTAACACCTCAAAAAGCAAATTTTGATTACGCCATAAAAGCAACAGATTTTGACATCAAGCGCGCTTATAATGAAGTCGAAGTGTTCAGAAAAATGGCTAGCGCTGCCGAAAAGGCACAAGGAATTGTTTCTTTAGACTATCAATTAAAAGGGCGTTTGAATGCAAATATGGAGCCCGTTTATCCTTCGCTTATTGGTGGCGGAACACTTTCTGTAAAAGATGTAAAAGTTCGAGGATTGAAAATGTTTAGCGCCGTAAGCAAAGAAACCAACACAGAATCTATAAAAAATCCAGACGTTTCTAAAGTGGATATTAAAACTACAATCAAAAACAATATCATGACTGTAGAACGCTTTAAATTCAAATTTGCTGGCTTTAGACCAAGAATTGAAGGCACAACAAGCTTAGACGGAAAATTGAATTTAAAAATGCGCTTAGGATTGCCTCCGTTAGGTATTTTCGGAATTCCGCTTACAGTTACTGGAACACAGGATAATCCAAAAATAAAAGTTGGTAAAAAATCTCAGGATTTAGAAGAAACTAAAGATACTGGGGAATAA